GCTCGTCTATGTGGGCGACGAGTTCCAGAACGCCATCACCGCCAGCCACGACGGCACCAGCGACTTCAACGTCATCGACCGGCTCCGCGATTGCATGCTCATGCTGGTCGTGTCCGCGCAGGCCTTCGAGTCGTTGATTCCGCCTCAAACCAAGGAACAAGCCGAGGTTCTGGCCCTCAATCTTAAGAACCTCGTGATGTATCGGGCCGCGTCCGAGGCCGACGCTCTCCGGTGTGCGAACGCGCTGGGTAAACACTGGGTTGAGCGTGCCACCCGGACCGTGCATTTGGACCATACGGCCCACACGTATCAGCGGGTGGAGGAGTATCGGATCAAGCCGCACGAGTTCCGGAGCCTGCCCGACCACACCGCTGTTGTGCGTCACTGCACGAATGGCTTCAAAAAAGTCTCCCTCCGGCCGTCCTAATCGCCTATACTACACCTTCGTTCGATGAACCCCCAAAAGAGCCCTGAAATCACCGTCCAAACCCTGCTCGCCCTCCGCAAGGAAGAGGACGCAGTCCGGCTGATCACCGAGCGCCTCCGGGTGAAGGAAATGGGCCCCGCCGACCATATCCGCACGAAACACGAGGTGAAAGCGTTCGTGGAGTCGGGTGATACCGCTGCCGCTGAAAAGCTACTACTCTCAGGAAGGGAGAGGGTGGCCTTGAACCAAGCGATGTCGGAAAAGATCGCGATTACCCAATCGCAAAAACAGCGGCTTTGAGCCCTCAAATATCGAGGGCAGGCAAACTCCTAACGATCCTTAGCGTCTCCATACTCACGGTGACGATCCGCTGGAAAAGTTCCAGGGGGTAGCGCGCGTTGTTGGCCGTTTCAATTGCCCAAAGGTTGGCGTCGTTAACGAGCCCACTATCTTTGTCTTTGGATACAGATTGTCGATCCATGACCCACTCGAGCGCAGGTTTACCATTCACGACATACTCATAGGCTTCAATCGGGATTCCCTGGATTGTTATGCGCTCGTTGTAGATGACTATGGATTTATCAGCCACCGCCTTGCCGGCGGAGTCCTTGCTCTTACCAAACCTCATCTTCGTGACCCTAAAGTCTGCAGGCGATAATTCGCTCAACTTAGCGCTGCCAGTGTCTAGGCTTAAGTCAGAATAGAGCGGGACGGATTCATATCGCCGGTGCTTTTTGCGCTGGGGTTAGCTCCCACCTCATTGCGGACCTATCGACCAGTCGCGGACTCAATTTTGCAGGTAAAGGATTCTAACCCAAAAAAAGAAATCAACGTAATCATGAAACCGGAAAATAAACTCGTCACAATCATCGTCGAGGGCACTCCGCACGAGTGGCCCAAGGACGAAGAAATCTCCTATGAGCAGGTTGTCACCTTGGAGGTGCCCGACTACGCTCAGCATCCTGACATCAACTATTCGGTAAAATATAAACGCGGTCACGGCAACAAACCCGAAGGCGTCTTGGTCAAGGGCGAGTCCGTGAAGGTCAAAGAGGGGATGGTATTCAGTGTTTCAGAAACTGGTCAGTCGTAACCAGGACCTCCGGCGTCTCTACGAAAAGGGATACGCCATTGGTTTTGACACGAACAACTGCCTGATCGTCCGGGACGTGTTCTACCTCAATGGCACCCTCGCTTTGCGGCGAGGGGCGATTGTCGCCAAACTCGTATTCGTGGATAAAGAAGCCGTCCGTCAGGATGACCACCAGGTCTACTTTGCCGGTGAAATGCCGCACGGTTTGGATGGGAAACCAATCCCGAACTTCGGTGGCGGACCATGTCAGATCCACCTGTCGGCGGAAAACGCGGATGTCGTTGTCCAGCGATCATTTTCTAACAAGCCGAAGAAAACGGGCGCTTACGCGGATTTCTTCGAGAAGATAGAAAGTTACGTGGATCAGATCGCCGGGCCGGCGATGGCCAAGTTTGGCCGCGATGCCTCGCCCCTGACCCACAAGGCAAATACCGGACTGCCTCCGGACCCTATTTTCAAGTTTCCCGATACCCTGTCTTCGCGCGCCGGCATCTCGGACCTGCGCGAGATTTTCAAAGATGAGGTTGTCGCCATCATCGGTGTTGGTGGCACAGGTGCTTATCTTCTGGACCTGCTGGTAAAGACTCCGGTCAAGGAGATCAGGTTCTTCGACCTCGACGACTTCCACGTTCACAATGCCTATCGGTCCCCCGGCAAGCTGGAAGAGCATGAACTTGGTAAGCCCAAAACCGAAGTCTATCTGAGTCGCTACGAGGGATTCAGGCATGGCCTCACGGCCCGGCAACTCCATGTCGGCTCCGATTCCGCCGCAGAGCTGGCTGGAGTCACCTTTGCGTTCGTCTCGGTAGACAAAGGGTCGTCGCGCTCGGCGATTTTCGATGTTTTGATCGCTGGTAAAATCCCATTCATCGACGTGGGCAT
This portion of the Candidatus Didemnitutus sp. genome encodes:
- a CDS encoding multiubiquitin domain-containing protein, yielding MKPENKLVTIIVEGTPHEWPKDEEISYEQVVTLEVPDYAQHPDINYSVKYKRGHGNKPEGVLVKGESVKVKEGMVFSVSETGQS
- a CDS encoding ThiF family adenylyltransferase produces the protein MFQKLVSRNQDLRRLYEKGYAIGFDTNNCLIVRDVFYLNGTLALRRGAIVAKLVFVDKEAVRQDDHQVYFAGEMPHGLDGKPIPNFGGGPCQIHLSAENADVVVQRSFSNKPKKTGAYADFFEKIESYVDQIAGPAMAKFGRDASPLTHKANTGLPPDPIFKFPDTLSSRAGISDLREIFKDEVVAIIGVGGTGAYLLDLLVKTPVKEIRFFDLDDFHVHNAYRSPGKLEEHELGKPKTEVYLSRYEGFRHGLTARQLHVGSDSAAELAGVTFAFVSVDKGSSRSAIFDVLIAGKIPFIDVGMGLKRKGDPLSGMLRVTYYPVDRAEEVRAKGYAEMSDPADNLYRTNIQIGELNALNACLAVVKYKEVRGFYGNNEPMDNYLFDVSDMKVAS